A part of Bombus affinis isolate iyBomAffi1 chromosome 12, iyBomAffi1.2, whole genome shotgun sequence genomic DNA contains:
- the LOC126922384 gene encoding U11/U12 small nuclear ribonucleoprotein 48 kDa protein-like, with protein MLNSSMNDRESQCQSLDDFTKKIHQEIVETISTLNWTIESIETDNDNMLICPYDSSHQVSKKMLYQHLECCQLKHEGYNEFDIPLPESCLPLNSYSSIKLDSQMQNSILQKAKEKDSTLKIGLGERLIPRTSNRIFTDFTCDERKILYDYVISNTVKPDIGHDITDIQKLKSQDKEDKKLSFLELLIQERNLKRRRAKHRGVHTNKKSHIEVLREVIQQQMELYIDYITEAHTTNRDTNTTTEIQSSSVSLSDTIDEFPLKCNDVFIENTQNHRGHSSSQYNKKYEYFEKPYTTCPKDSKQRESSRITTESRKAQKLHKHKRSHSRERDHDRKSKHGSTRTHHKKSHKSDKSFDSNTSKRSNDRREKLIL; from the exons atgctaaattctTCTATGAATGACCGTGAAAGTCAATGCCAAAGTTTGGATGACTTCACTAAGAAAATACACCAAGAAATTGTTGAAACCATTTCTACGTTAAATTGGACCATAGAAAGTATAGAAACCGAC AATGATAATATGCTGATTTGTCCGTACGATTCATCTCATCAAGTTAGTAAAAAGATGTTATATCAACACCTGGAATGCTGTCAGTTGAAACATGAAGGTTATAATGAATTTGATATTCCACTGCCTGAATCGTGTTTACCATTAAACTCATATTCCTCAATAAAATTAG ATTCACAAATGCAAAACAGCATTTTACAAAAAGCAAAGGAGAAGGATTCAACTTTGAAAATTG GTTTGGGTGAGCGATTAATTCCAAGAACGTCCAACAGAATCTTCACAGATTTTACTTGTGATGAAAGGAAAATTTTATATGATTATGTTATATCAAATACAGTGAAGCCTGACATTGGACATGATATTACAGATATTCAGAAATT AAAAAGCCAAGATAAAGAAGATAAGAAATTATCCTTTTTGGAGTTGCTTATACAAGAACGCAATTTAAAAAGACGACGGGCTAAGCACAGAGGTGTGCATACAAATAAAAAGTCTCACATAGAAGTTCTCAGGGAAGTTATACAACAGCAAATGGAGttatatatagattatataACAGAAGCACatacaactaatcgcgatacgAATACTACTACCGAAATTCAAAGTTCCAGTGTTAGTCTTAGCGATACGATTGATGAATTTCCATTAAAATGCAACGACGTCTTTATAGAAAATACGCAGAATCATCGCGGACATTCCAGTTCTCaatataataagaaatatgAGTACTTTGAGAAACCATATACTACTTGTCCAAAAGATTCAAAACAAAGAGAAAGTTCACGAATTACAACTGAATCAAGGAAAGCGCAAAAGCTTCATAAACATAAGAGATCTCATTCGAGGGAACGTGATCATGATAGAAAAAGCAAACATGGTTCTACACGAACGCATCATAAGAAATCTCATAAGAGTGATAAGTCATTTGATAGCAACACCTCCAAACGAAGTAACGATCGCcgagaaaaattaatattataa
- the LOC126922364 gene encoding serine/threonine-protein kinase fused isoform X2, translating into MAYNILCVTLDCRYRYSSLHVAKRVPCYIQTRTLARVSNKIMEKYEVLKQVGEGSFGQVYKAKKRSDGEIVAFKVIRKRGRSFKELKSLRQECEIQRHLHHPNIIQMLDSFETENEIVVVTEYADKELYEILGKAGRLSEQRAQVIACDLVSALYYLHSNRVLHRDLKPQNVLLESNGVAKLCDFGFARSMSTGTHVLTSIKGTPLYMAPELIEERPYDHNADLWSLGCIVYELVVGSPPFQTTSILHLVRLIRFEAIKWPDYISQNCKQFLQGLLQKDPSQRLTWPALLDHPFVKNRIVIVGEIGPTPFTTPLSASQAREKQMQLQNLAVQPTNHQSKFLEKAIKKLQEHERTIEERRQKTFTSNTRYPIPHGYCQHQMNQCYTLRHSEPSGTDSSTSVDVLLGNLSLRASLKSDLLSADHALCRSDCPNTTNSTNKQTVLTFDQISNVKLPIRLSERNSKHHSEEEKSENNIELKNTGGNKLNLVQQIAPREIETIQSERNHENDEYAYDQQLHCRRYDSVNAGLSCNSRIPDWNPKAVDRPIENEEWIAFLQRSMEEIMEGEVGSLLQQNCVSVFVSPLRNPAASCRVVEYVACLLSLPFVVSVTKDSLEKITQVYLDVRVVPNLVYSLKLLMSERSEFELDKKSEPTNANTRSASTLSADELQTLEYMMLVLCRLVYNRQQFLTQFCDAVYIVNGVTLLQQLLSLEKRKARVVVDLVAILSNILRSQPENAHLVEKVVLHSHLSGNSIEQLGKLLTHRQTILRMRTCQLIRLLARFSCRALQQIWCKSLKNLVENLVLDNDQCVRLAAEDAVKELKELMYYNQQNPVT; encoded by the exons ATGgcgtataatatattatgtgttACACTTGACTGTAGGTATAGATATAGTTCATTACACGTTGCCAAACGAGTGCCTTGTTATATCCAA acgCGCACGCTCGCACGTGTATCCAATAAGATTATGGAAAAATATGAAGTTTTAAAACAAGTGGGCGAGGGATCTTTTGGACAAGTATACAAAGCAAAGAAACGATCTGACGGTGAAATCGTAGCTTTCAAAGTAATCCGAAAG cgTGGTAGATCATTCAAAGAACTAAAGAGTTTGCGTCAAGAATGTGAAATTCAACGTCATCTTCATCATCCAAATATAATACAAATGCTTGATTcatttgaaacagaaaatgag ATAGTAGTTGTCACTGAGTATGCAGACAAGGAATTGTATGAGATATTAGGTAAAGCAGGTCGTTTGTCGGAACAAAGGGCACAAGTAATAGCTTGTGATCTTGTGTCTGCACTCTACTACTTGCATTCCAACAGAGTATTACACAG GGATCTTAAACCACAAAATGTACTTCTTGAAAGCAATGGAGTTGCAAAGTTGTGTGATTTTGGATTTGCTCGCAGTATGAGTACAGGGACGCATGTATTAACTTCTATAAAGGGAACGCCACTGTATATGGCTCCAGAACTTATAGAAGAACGCCCTTATGACCATAATGCAGACTTGTG GTCCTTGGGTTGTATCGTGTATGAACTAGTTGTAGGGTCTCCACCTTTTCAAACAACTTCTATTCTACATTTAGTCAGATTGATAAGATTTGAAGCGATAAAGTGGCCTGATTACATTTCTCAAAATTGCAAACAATTTTTACAG GGTCTGCTACAAAAGGATCCTTCGCAAAGGTTAACTTGGCCAGCTCTTTTAGATCATCCTTTTGTCAAAAATAGAATAGTAATAGTAGGTGAAATTGGGCCTACACCATTCACTACACCTTTATCCGCAAGTCAGGCTAGAGAGAAACAGATGCAACTACAGAACTTGGCAGTGCAACCTACCAATCATCAatcaaa ATTTTTGGAGAAAGCTATTAAAAAGTTACAAGAGCACGAAAGAACAATCGAAGAACGTCGCCAGAAAACATTTACATCAAATACGCGCTATCCGATACCACACGGATACTGTCAACATCAAATGAACCAATGTTATACTTTACGACATAGCGAACCAAGCGGAACGGATTCTAGTACTAGTGTCGATGTATTATTAGGAAATCTTAGTTTAAGGGCATCGTTGAAAAGCGACTTACTCTCAGCGGATCATGCATTGTGTCGAAGTGATTGTCCAAACACTACGAATTCAACGAATAAGCAAACTGTTTTAACGTTTGATCAGATATCAAACGTTAAATTACCGATTCGTTTAAGTGAACGAAACTCGAAACATCATTCggaagaagaaaaatcggaaaATAACATCGAACTAAAAAATACCGGTGGTAATAAATTGAATCTTGTGCAGCAGATCGCTCCTCGAGAAATCGAAACGATTCAATCAGAAAGAAACCATGAAAACGACGAATACGCATATGATCAACAGCTACATTGCCGAAGATACGATTCAGTTAATGCTGGACTATCATGTAACAGCAGAATACCTGACTGGAATCCGAAGGCTGTCGATAGGCCGATCGAAAACGAAGAATGGATAGCGTTTTTACAACGATCCATGGAGGAAATTATGGAGGGCGAAGTAGGATCGTTGCTTCAACAAAACTGCGTGTCGGTATTTGTATCACCATTAAGGAATCCAGCAGCCAGTTGTCGCGTTGTAGAATACGTTGCTTGTCTTTTGTCTTTACCATTCGTTGTATCGGTAACGAAAGATTCTCTCGAGAAGATCACGCAAGTATACTTGGATGTTAGAGTCGTACCGAATCTCGTTTACTCTCTGAAACTTTTAATGTCCGAACGTTCCGAGTTCGAACTGGATAAAAAGTCTGAACCGACAAATGCAAACACCAGATCAGCATCTACGCTATCCGCGGACGAGTTACAAACTCTAGAATACATGATGCTTGTACTTTGCAGATTAGTTTACAATCGACAGCAATTTCTCACTCAATTCTGCGACGCCGTTTACATCGTAAACGGAGTGACGTTGTTACAACAATTGTTGAgtttggaaaaaagaaaagcacgcGTGGTCGTAGACCTCGTTGCGATTTTAAGCAACATATTACGTTCTCAACCAGAAAATGCTCATCTTGTGGAAAAAGTTGTATTGCATTCGCATTTATCGG GAAATTCCATAGAGCAGCTCGGTAAACTGCTCACGCATCGACAAACGATACTCCGAATGAGAACATGTCAGCTGATTAGACTCTTAGCCAGATTTTCTTGTAGAGCTTTGCAACAAATCTGGTGTAAGTCTCTGAAGAATCTAGTAGAAAATTTAGTCCTTGACAACGATCAGTGTGTGAGGCTT GCCGCCGAAGACGCAGTCAAGGAATTAAAGGAATTGATGTACTACAATCAACAAAATCCTGTTACTTGA
- the LOC126922364 gene encoding serine/threonine-protein kinase fused isoform X1, with amino-acid sequence MAYNILCVTLDCRYRYSSLHVAKRVPCYIQVRIIGIILCFILFIYKTINLSFRIYIIHVSYIRTYIYMYIYIQTRTLARVSNKIMEKYEVLKQVGEGSFGQVYKAKKRSDGEIVAFKVIRKRGRSFKELKSLRQECEIQRHLHHPNIIQMLDSFETENEIVVVTEYADKELYEILGKAGRLSEQRAQVIACDLVSALYYLHSNRVLHRDLKPQNVLLESNGVAKLCDFGFARSMSTGTHVLTSIKGTPLYMAPELIEERPYDHNADLWSLGCIVYELVVGSPPFQTTSILHLVRLIRFEAIKWPDYISQNCKQFLQGLLQKDPSQRLTWPALLDHPFVKNRIVIVGEIGPTPFTTPLSASQAREKQMQLQNLAVQPTNHQSKFLEKAIKKLQEHERTIEERRQKTFTSNTRYPIPHGYCQHQMNQCYTLRHSEPSGTDSSTSVDVLLGNLSLRASLKSDLLSADHALCRSDCPNTTNSTNKQTVLTFDQISNVKLPIRLSERNSKHHSEEEKSENNIELKNTGGNKLNLVQQIAPREIETIQSERNHENDEYAYDQQLHCRRYDSVNAGLSCNSRIPDWNPKAVDRPIENEEWIAFLQRSMEEIMEGEVGSLLQQNCVSVFVSPLRNPAASCRVVEYVACLLSLPFVVSVTKDSLEKITQVYLDVRVVPNLVYSLKLLMSERSEFELDKKSEPTNANTRSASTLSADELQTLEYMMLVLCRLVYNRQQFLTQFCDAVYIVNGVTLLQQLLSLEKRKARVVVDLVAILSNILRSQPENAHLVEKVVLHSHLSGNSIEQLGKLLTHRQTILRMRTCQLIRLLARFSCRALQQIWCKSLKNLVENLVLDNDQCVRLAAEDAVKELKELMYYNQQNPVT; translated from the exons ATGgcgtataatatattatgtgttACACTTGACTGTAGGTATAGATATAGTTCATTACACGTTGCCAAACGAGTGCCTTGTTATATCCAAGTACGTATAATAGGTATCATATTATGttttatactttttatttataaaactatTAATCTGTCTTTTCGTATTTATATTATTCATGTttcgtatatacgtacatatatatatatgtatatatatatacagacgCGCACGCTCGCACGTGTATCCAATAAGATTATGGAAAAATATGAAGTTTTAAAACAAGTGGGCGAGGGATCTTTTGGACAAGTATACAAAGCAAAGAAACGATCTGACGGTGAAATCGTAGCTTTCAAAGTAATCCGAAAG cgTGGTAGATCATTCAAAGAACTAAAGAGTTTGCGTCAAGAATGTGAAATTCAACGTCATCTTCATCATCCAAATATAATACAAATGCTTGATTcatttgaaacagaaaatgag ATAGTAGTTGTCACTGAGTATGCAGACAAGGAATTGTATGAGATATTAGGTAAAGCAGGTCGTTTGTCGGAACAAAGGGCACAAGTAATAGCTTGTGATCTTGTGTCTGCACTCTACTACTTGCATTCCAACAGAGTATTACACAG GGATCTTAAACCACAAAATGTACTTCTTGAAAGCAATGGAGTTGCAAAGTTGTGTGATTTTGGATTTGCTCGCAGTATGAGTACAGGGACGCATGTATTAACTTCTATAAAGGGAACGCCACTGTATATGGCTCCAGAACTTATAGAAGAACGCCCTTATGACCATAATGCAGACTTGTG GTCCTTGGGTTGTATCGTGTATGAACTAGTTGTAGGGTCTCCACCTTTTCAAACAACTTCTATTCTACATTTAGTCAGATTGATAAGATTTGAAGCGATAAAGTGGCCTGATTACATTTCTCAAAATTGCAAACAATTTTTACAG GGTCTGCTACAAAAGGATCCTTCGCAAAGGTTAACTTGGCCAGCTCTTTTAGATCATCCTTTTGTCAAAAATAGAATAGTAATAGTAGGTGAAATTGGGCCTACACCATTCACTACACCTTTATCCGCAAGTCAGGCTAGAGAGAAACAGATGCAACTACAGAACTTGGCAGTGCAACCTACCAATCATCAatcaaa ATTTTTGGAGAAAGCTATTAAAAAGTTACAAGAGCACGAAAGAACAATCGAAGAACGTCGCCAGAAAACATTTACATCAAATACGCGCTATCCGATACCACACGGATACTGTCAACATCAAATGAACCAATGTTATACTTTACGACATAGCGAACCAAGCGGAACGGATTCTAGTACTAGTGTCGATGTATTATTAGGAAATCTTAGTTTAAGGGCATCGTTGAAAAGCGACTTACTCTCAGCGGATCATGCATTGTGTCGAAGTGATTGTCCAAACACTACGAATTCAACGAATAAGCAAACTGTTTTAACGTTTGATCAGATATCAAACGTTAAATTACCGATTCGTTTAAGTGAACGAAACTCGAAACATCATTCggaagaagaaaaatcggaaaATAACATCGAACTAAAAAATACCGGTGGTAATAAATTGAATCTTGTGCAGCAGATCGCTCCTCGAGAAATCGAAACGATTCAATCAGAAAGAAACCATGAAAACGACGAATACGCATATGATCAACAGCTACATTGCCGAAGATACGATTCAGTTAATGCTGGACTATCATGTAACAGCAGAATACCTGACTGGAATCCGAAGGCTGTCGATAGGCCGATCGAAAACGAAGAATGGATAGCGTTTTTACAACGATCCATGGAGGAAATTATGGAGGGCGAAGTAGGATCGTTGCTTCAACAAAACTGCGTGTCGGTATTTGTATCACCATTAAGGAATCCAGCAGCCAGTTGTCGCGTTGTAGAATACGTTGCTTGTCTTTTGTCTTTACCATTCGTTGTATCGGTAACGAAAGATTCTCTCGAGAAGATCACGCAAGTATACTTGGATGTTAGAGTCGTACCGAATCTCGTTTACTCTCTGAAACTTTTAATGTCCGAACGTTCCGAGTTCGAACTGGATAAAAAGTCTGAACCGACAAATGCAAACACCAGATCAGCATCTACGCTATCCGCGGACGAGTTACAAACTCTAGAATACATGATGCTTGTACTTTGCAGATTAGTTTACAATCGACAGCAATTTCTCACTCAATTCTGCGACGCCGTTTACATCGTAAACGGAGTGACGTTGTTACAACAATTGTTGAgtttggaaaaaagaaaagcacgcGTGGTCGTAGACCTCGTTGCGATTTTAAGCAACATATTACGTTCTCAACCAGAAAATGCTCATCTTGTGGAAAAAGTTGTATTGCATTCGCATTTATCGG GAAATTCCATAGAGCAGCTCGGTAAACTGCTCACGCATCGACAAACGATACTCCGAATGAGAACATGTCAGCTGATTAGACTCTTAGCCAGATTTTCTTGTAGAGCTTTGCAACAAATCTGGTGTAAGTCTCTGAAGAATCTAGTAGAAAATTTAGTCCTTGACAACGATCAGTGTGTGAGGCTT GCCGCCGAAGACGCAGTCAAGGAATTAAAGGAATTGATGTACTACAATCAACAAAATCCTGTTACTTGA
- the LOC126922388 gene encoding hatching enzyme 1.2: protein MLRFKNSETAIILFLVTVAIGVDSKATDYGSKRKIVPPTPKFEGTFNERHEHQTIADRIKSWTNEDKQNVWELSGLYEGDIMLNSEEDGGKNGLVNNVFRWPGGVVPYYIKEEDFDEEDIEVIEGAIEEYHKNTCIRFRPYKKADTDYITIKGKMSGCWSLVGRHDRGQVVNLQNPGCVHHGVVVHELMHALGFYHQQSAADRDEWVTINWENIKPGKEHNFNKYDNGTVTDYGIGYDYTSVMHYSSHAFSRNGEPTITPKKEETELGQRKGLSGKDTLKLLEMYKEECNKRQMNETTDSDDSSDDISIEWLLTRS, encoded by the exons ATGCTTCGGTTCAAAAATAGTGAAACGGCAATTATATTGTTCCTCGTAACGGTGGCAATTGGTGTCGATTCGAAAGCTACTGATTACGGTTCAAAGCGAAAGATTGTTCCACCAACGCCGAAATTCGAAGGAACGTTCAACGAAAGACACGAACATCAAACCATCG CTGATCGCATAAAATCATGGACGAATGAGGACAAACAGAACGTTTGGGAATTAAGCGGTTTGTACGAAGGAGATATAATGCTTAATTCGGAGGAAGATGGGGGGAAAAATGGTCTGGTGAACAACGTGTTTCGTTGGCCAGGCGGAGTTGTACCCTATTACATAAAGGAAGAGGATTtcg ATGAAGAAGATATCGAGGTAATCGAAGGTGCTATAGAGGAATACCATAAGAACACCTGCATACGTTTTCGTCCTTATAAAAAGGCAGATACCGACTATATCACTATAAAGGGCAAAATGTCGGGATGTTGGTCCTTGGTTGGTAGGCACGATCGCGGACAAGTAGTGAATTTGCAGAATCCGGGATGCGTGCACCATGGTGTGGTCGTGCACGAGTTGATGCACGCATTAGGCTTTTACCATCAACAGAGTGCCGCGGATCGTGACGAGTGGGTGACGATAAATTGGGAAAATATAAAACCAG GCAAGGagcataattttaataaatacgaTAATGGCACTGTCACAGATTATGGAATTGGTTACGATTATACGAGTGTAATGCATTATAGTTCTCACGCGTTTTCAAGAAATGGTGAACCGACCATTACACCGAAA AAGGAGGAAACAGAACTTGGTCAACGAAAAGGACTCAGCGGGAAGGATACACTGAAGTTACTAGAAATGTACAAAGAGGAATGTAACAAACGGCAAATGAATGAAACGACGGACAGCGATGATTCATCGGATGATATATCTATCGAGTGGCTACTCACTAGATCGtaa